A stretch of Coccidioides posadasii str. Silveira chromosome 2, complete sequence DNA encodes these proteins:
- a CDS encoding uncharacterized protein (EggNog:ENOG410PM29~COG:S~TransMembrane:1 (o433-454i)), whose translation MYHYSSPPPGWSAAYDYLHSPSAPHYTYYNAPYSSPHASPRSAKRHAYRASYSGTKDGGPYYSTSGGQYPWHGYYESVPEYAATPRKQPEHVSGAFGDESRPRSHGWQRPRRPSMPGKSHYNHFFTPRSHRQSVFFDDDRSDSDLDVYEHTPLGAGARFYETRTSRHDGHGRSKYESRRRHPTDAYFDYDQVPPSVYEEADSPKRSRARRASTSARTPQKPPKPTTTTNLKTPPKATEEDAIRAGIPAGFSIKNWDPTEAPILLLGSVFDANSLGKWIYDWTIFHYGATAPMSDVAGDLWLLLIKLAGKVKRADECAPLIRCRETREMVEDFLESGERLWCRFKKLLKACEYFMWKAAKRESGKNSVTMGRNAGCEFVDSIFGRDRELENTEKLMNSIRLWNMRFDANCEEILRRPTESSFYDSKTSMKPKAWYHPLSLGPSTASILLRVLLFCGRAHLRKSIRDRSHASLAFVAVDEYHQLRDISPGLPLP comes from the exons ATGTATCACTACTCCAGTCCACCACCCGGGTGGTCTGCCGCCTACGACTACCTCCATTCTCCCTCTGCCCCGCACTATACCTACTACAATGCTCCCTACTCGTCACCGCACGCCTCCCCTCGCTCCGCCAAACGACACGCCTATCGAGCCAGCTATTCTGGGACCAAAGACGGTGGGCCGTACTACTCGACTTCTGGCGGACAGTACCCGTGGCACGGTTACTATGAGAGCGTGCCTGAATACGCCGCCACCCCGCGCAAGCAGCCCGAGCATGTAAGTGGTGCTTTTGGTGATGAAAGTCGGCCCAGGTCCCATGGCTGGCAGAGACCGCGCCGTCCTTCCATGCCTGGCAAAAGTCACTACAATCACTTCTTCACCCCCCGGTCCCACAGACAGTCCGTCTTCTTTGATGACGATCGGTCTGACTCCGACCTTGATGTATACGAACACACTCCCCTCGGGGCCGGTGCTCGTTTCTATGAAACCCGAACATCGCGCCATGATGGCCACGGCCGCTCCAAATATGAATCTCGTCGCAGGCACCCCACTGATGCTTATTTTGATTATGATCAGGTTCCCCCCTCTGTATACGAAGAGGCAGATTCTCCAAAACGCTCCCGTGCCCGTCGCGCTTCCACTTCGGCCCGCACGCCGCAGAAGCCACCAAAGCCAACCACCACCACAAACCTCAAGACGCCGCCAAAAGCTACCGAGGAAGATGCAATCCGCGCCGGAATACCCGCCGGCTTCTCGATCAAGAATTGGGACCCCACCGAAGCCCCTATTCTCCTTCTCGGTAGCGTTTTCGACGCGAACTCGCTCGGGAAGTGGATCTACGACTGGACCATTTTCCACTACGGTGCGACGGCCCCAATGTCGGATGTCGCCGGCGATCTGTGGTTGCTGCTTATCAAACTCGCGGGCAAAGTGAAGAGAGCGGATGAATGCGCCCCGTTGATTCGTTGCAGAGAGACGAGGGAGATGGTCGAGGACTTCTTGGAGAGCGGTGAGCGGTTGTGGTGTCGCTTCAAGAAGCTGCTCAAGGCATGCGAATACTTCATGTGGAAAGCCGCCAAGCGAGAAAGCGGAAAGAATTCTGTCACCATGGGTCGAAACGCCGGATGCGAATTCGTCGACTCTATCTTCGGCCGGGATCGGGAACTAGAAAATACGGAGAAGTTGATGAACAGTATCCGGTTGTGGAACATGCGGTTTGACGCAAACTGTGAAGAGATCCTCCGACGGCCCACGGAG AGTTCCTTTTACGATAGTAAGACAAGTATGAAGCCTAAAGCGTGGTATCATCCACTGAGCCTTGGACCATCGACAGCCTCAATACTACTTCGCGTGCTACTCTTTTGTGGTAGGGCACATCTCCGGAAGTCAATTCGGGATCGCTCTCACGCCTCTCTTGCCTTTGTGGCGGTAGATGAATACCACCAATTACGCGATATATCACCCGGCTTGCCTCTCCCCTGA